Proteins from one Staphylococcus saprophyticus subsp. saprophyticus ATCC 15305 = NCTC 7292 genomic window:
- the era gene encoding GTPase Era, producing MTEHKSGFISIIGRPNVGKSTFVNRVIGHKIAIMSDKAQTTRNKIQGVMTQEDAQIIFLDTPGIHKPKHKLGDYMMRVATNTLSEIDAIMFMVNVNEDIGRGDEYIMEMLKTIKTPVFLVLNKIDLVHPDELMPRIEKYKKYMDFTEIVPISALEGLNVDHFINVIKSYLPEGPKYYPDDQISDHPEQFVVGELIREKILHLTSEEIPHAIGVNVDRMIKEDEDRVRIEATIYVERDSQKGIVIGKGGKKLKEVGKRARQDIERLLGSKVYLELWVKVQKDWRNKVNFIRQMGYLEDRD from the coding sequence ATGACAGAACACAAATCAGGCTTTATATCTATCATTGGTAGACCCAATGTTGGTAAATCAACCTTTGTAAATCGTGTAATAGGACATAAGATTGCGATAATGTCCGATAAAGCACAAACAACTAGAAACAAAATTCAAGGTGTCATGACACAAGAAGATGCGCAAATTATTTTCCTAGATACACCAGGTATTCATAAACCTAAGCACAAATTAGGAGATTATATGATGCGCGTTGCGACGAATACACTATCTGAAATAGATGCCATTATGTTTATGGTAAACGTCAATGAGGATATTGGTAGAGGCGACGAATATATTATGGAAATGCTAAAAACAATCAAAACGCCAGTATTTTTAGTGTTAAATAAGATTGACTTGGTTCATCCCGATGAATTAATGCCTAGAATTGAAAAATATAAAAAATATATGGATTTTACAGAAATCGTACCTATTTCTGCACTTGAAGGCTTAAATGTAGATCATTTTATTAATGTTATAAAATCATATTTACCAGAAGGCCCTAAATATTATCCTGATGATCAAATATCAGATCATCCAGAACAATTTGTTGTTGGAGAACTGATAAGAGAGAAAATTTTACATTTAACAAGTGAAGAAATTCCTCATGCGATTGGTGTTAATGTAGACCGTATGATTAAAGAAGATGAAGATAGAGTGAGAATTGAAGCTACTATTTACGTAGAAAGAGATTCTCAAAAAGGGATTGTCATTGGTAAAGGCGGTAAAAAATTAAAAGAGGTTGGTAAACGTGCGCGTCAAGATATAGAGCGTTTATTAGGCTCGAAAGTTTACTTGGAACTATGGGTTAAAGTACAAAAAGACTGGCGAAATAAAGTTAATTTCATTCGCCAAATGGGTTATTTAGAAGATAGAGATTAA
- the recO gene encoding DNA repair protein RecO, whose amino-acid sequence MLIKQKGIIIKTIDYGESDKIITILNEYGAKVPLMVRRAKKSKSGLQANTQLFVYGLFIYSKWKGMGTLSSVDVIDQNYHLRLDIYESSYASLCTETIDRSMETDGISKNSYELLHFVLDKIRQGISAQLMSVVVLLKCMTKFGFNAVFDRCVITQSEDQSKLVGYSFKYDGAISENVAYKDTHAFQLSNKTLYLLDILQKLPINQMSSLSIHETIVDEMSELVILLYKEYAGMYFKSQKLINQLYRLDNL is encoded by the coding sequence GTGTTAATCAAACAAAAAGGGATTATTATAAAAACCATTGATTATGGCGAATCCGATAAAATTATAACTATCTTAAATGAATATGGTGCTAAAGTCCCACTTATGGTAAGAAGAGCCAAGAAAAGTAAGAGCGGCTTGCAGGCTAATACGCAATTATTTGTGTATGGCTTGTTTATTTATTCAAAGTGGAAAGGTATGGGCACCTTAAGTTCAGTTGATGTCATTGACCAAAATTACCATCTGCGACTAGATATATATGAAAGTAGCTATGCAAGTTTGTGTACTGAAACGATCGACCGTTCCATGGAAACAGATGGAATCTCTAAAAATAGTTACGAATTATTGCATTTTGTATTAGATAAGATTAGGCAGGGGATTTCAGCACAACTCATGTCAGTTGTTGTATTGTTAAAATGTATGACAAAATTTGGATTTAATGCAGTATTTGACAGATGTGTGATAACTCAAAGTGAAGATCAATCAAAATTAGTCGGTTATAGTTTTAAATATGATGGTGCAATTTCTGAAAATGTTGCATATAAAGATACACACGCATTTCAGTTATCAAACAAAACGTTGTATTTATTAGATATCCTTCAGAAGTTACCAATTAATCAAATGAGTTCATTGAGCATACACGAAACAATTGTCGATGAAATGTCAGAACTTGTTATCTTATTGTATAAAGAGTATGCGGGTATGTATTTCAAAAGTCAAAAACTAATTAATCAATTATATCGATTAGATAACTTATAA
- a CDS encoding glycine--tRNA ligase — MTKDMETIVSLAKHRGFVFPGSDIYGGLSNTWDYGPLGVELKNNVKKAWWQKFITQSPYNVGIDAAILMNPKTWEASGHLGNFNDPMIDNKDSKIRYRADKIIEDYMLNEKGDENFVADGLSFDEMKRIIDEEGIVCPVSGTANWTDIRQFNLMFKTFQGVTEDSTNEIFLRPETAQGIFVNYKNVQRTMRKKLPFGIGQIGKSFRNEITPGNFIFRTREFEQMELEFFCKPGEEIEWQNYWKTFASQWLKDLNLSEEATRLRDHDADELSHYSNATTDIEYRFPFGWGELWGIASRTDFDLKKHSEHSGEDFQYHDQETGEKYIPYCIEPSLGADRVTLAFLCDAYDEEGVEGSKDSRTVLHFHPALAPYKAAVLPLSKKLSGDAIKVFEELSADFAIDFDESQSIGKRYRRQDEIGTPYCITFDFDSLEDEKVTVRDRDTMEQVRMPITELKSFLAEKVKF; from the coding sequence ATGACAAAAGATATGGAAACAATCGTCTCATTAGCAAAACATAGAGGTTTTGTATTCCCTGGTAGTGACATTTATGGTGGTCTATCAAATACATGGGACTACGGCCCACTTGGTGTCGAATTAAAAAATAATGTTAAAAAGGCATGGTGGCAAAAATTCATTACACAATCACCATATAATGTTGGTATTGATGCTGCAATTTTAATGAACCCTAAAACTTGGGAAGCATCAGGTCATTTAGGTAATTTTAATGATCCGATGATCGATAACAAAGATAGTAAAATTCGTTATCGTGCAGATAAAATCATTGAAGACTACATGTTAAATGAAAAAGGTGACGAAAACTTTGTCGCTGACGGTTTAAGCTTTGATGAAATGAAACGCATTATTGATGAAGAAGGTATCGTTTGTCCTGTAAGTGGCACAGCGAATTGGACTGATATTCGTCAATTCAACCTTATGTTTAAGACTTTCCAAGGGGTTACTGAAGATTCTACTAACGAAATTTTCCTACGCCCTGAAACTGCACAAGGTATTTTTGTTAACTATAAAAATGTACAACGTACTATGCGTAAAAAATTACCTTTTGGTATAGGACAAATCGGTAAATCATTCCGTAATGAAATTACGCCTGGTAACTTTATCTTTAGAACACGTGAATTCGAACAAATGGAATTGGAATTCTTCTGTAAACCTGGTGAAGAAATTGAATGGCAAAATTATTGGAAAACATTCGCGAGTCAATGGCTTAAAGATTTAAATTTAAGCGAAGAAGCAACGCGTTTACGTGATCACGATGCAGATGAATTGTCTCACTATTCAAATGCGACTACTGATATCGAATATCGTTTCCCATTTGGTTGGGGTGAACTTTGGGGTATCGCGAGTCGTACGGATTTTGACTTGAAAAAACATAGTGAACATTCTGGTGAAGATTTCCAATATCACGATCAAGAAACAGGAGAAAAATATATCCCTTACTGTATAGAGCCTTCATTAGGTGCTGACCGTGTTACTTTAGCATTTTTATGTGATGCTTATGATGAAGAAGGAGTCGAAGGAAGCAAAGATTCAAGAACAGTACTTCACTTCCACCCTGCACTTGCACCATATAAAGCAGCTGTATTACCATTAAGTAAAAAATTATCAGGCGATGCAATTAAAGTGTTCGAAGAATTAAGCGCTGATTTTGCAATTGATTTTGATGAATCACAATCAATTGGTAAACGTTACCGTCGTCAAGATGAAATTGGAACACCATACTGTATCACTTTTGATTTTGATTCTTTAGAAGATGAAAAGGTTACAGTTCGTGACCGTGATACAATGGAGCAAGTTCGTATGCCAATCACTGAATTAAAATCATTCTTAGCTGAAAAAGTTAAATTTTAA
- a CDS encoding helix-turn-helix transcriptional regulator: MNKGVSVIELSKRQQQIIEIVKSNGPITGEHIADRLSLTRATLRPDLAILTMSGILEARPRVGYYYSGKPQNKLIADELKQYVVKDYASHPVVVKSETSVYDAICTIFLEDVSTLFVINSDGDFMGVCSRKDLLRASMIGDDIHTMPVNIIMTRMPNLSFVLEGEKVIHAANLMIEKEIDSLPIVVKKDNDKYEVKGRISKTTITKIFVSLLNE, from the coding sequence ATGAATAAAGGGGTGAGTGTTATAGAACTAAGTAAAAGGCAACAACAAATAATTGAAATAGTAAAGAGTAATGGGCCTATTACAGGAGAACATATTGCTGATCGTCTGAGCTTGACTAGAGCTACATTGCGACCGGATTTAGCCATATTAACAATGTCTGGCATATTAGAAGCTCGACCACGTGTAGGTTATTATTATTCTGGCAAACCTCAGAATAAATTAATTGCGGATGAATTGAAGCAATATGTTGTGAAAGATTATGCGTCTCACCCTGTCGTCGTTAAAAGTGAGACGTCAGTTTATGATGCAATTTGCACCATATTTTTAGAAGATGTCAGCACATTGTTTGTTATTAATAGTGATGGTGACTTTATGGGTGTTTGTTCTCGTAAAGATTTACTGAGAGCTTCTATGATTGGTGATGATATACATACAATGCCAGTTAATATTATTATGACACGAATGCCGAATTTGAGTTTTGTACTTGAAGGTGAGAAAGTCATACATGCAGCAAATCTTATGATCGAAAAAGAAATTGATTCATTACCAATTGTAGTAAAGAAAGATAATGATAAATATGAAGTTAAAGGTCGTATTTCTAAAACTACGATCACTAAAATCTTTGTATCCTTACTAAATGAATAG
- a CDS encoding pyruvate, water dikinase regulatory protein, giving the protein MKNIQIIVASDSVGETAELVARACISQFNPKQCESEISRYPYIEALENVDEVISVAKDTEAIVVYTLVKPEIRKYMEAKLAEFKIKAVDIMGPLMNILLDQIDEKPYFEPGLVHQLDEAYFKKIDAIEFAVKYDDGKDPKGLFKADIVLLGISRTSKTPLSQYLAHKSYKVMNIPIVPEVTPPDDLFNIDSSKCIALKISEEKLNRIRKERLRQLGLGESARYATEQRIEEELNYFHELVDKIGCPIIDVSDKAIEETANDIISLIEQNNFKN; this is encoded by the coding sequence ATGAAAAATATTCAAATAATCGTGGCATCCGACTCAGTAGGTGAAACAGCCGAACTTGTAGCAAGAGCTTGCATTTCACAATTTAATCCTAAACAATGTGAAAGTGAAATAAGTAGGTATCCCTATATAGAAGCACTAGAAAATGTGGATGAAGTGATTTCAGTAGCAAAAGATACCGAAGCGATAGTGGTATATACACTAGTTAAACCAGAAATTAGAAAATACATGGAAGCGAAATTAGCAGAATTTAAAATTAAAGCAGTGGATATTATGGGGCCACTAATGAATATTTTATTAGATCAAATAGATGAAAAGCCGTATTTTGAACCAGGTTTAGTCCATCAACTAGATGAAGCTTATTTCAAAAAAATTGATGCAATTGAATTTGCAGTTAAATATGACGATGGTAAAGATCCAAAAGGTTTATTCAAGGCTGACATTGTATTGTTAGGGATTTCAAGAACGTCTAAGACGCCGTTATCACAATATCTAGCACATAAAAGTTACAAAGTTATGAATATTCCAATCGTACCTGAAGTAACACCTCCAGATGATTTATTTAATATAGATTCTTCTAAATGTATCGCTTTAAAAATTAGTGAAGAAAAATTAAATAGAATTCGTAAAGAAAGACTCAGACAACTTGGCTTAGGTGAAAGTGCAAGATATGCTACTGAACAACGCATAGAAGAAGAGCTGAATTATTTCCATGAATTAGTTGATAAAATTGGTTGTCCTATAATTGATGTTTCAGATAAGGCTATTGAAGAAACAGCAAATGATATTATCAGTCTTATTGAGCAAAATAATTTCAAAAATTAA
- the dnaG gene encoding DNA primase — protein MRIDQSTINEIKDKTDILDLVSEYVKLEKRGRNYIGLCPFHDEKTPSFTVSEDKQICHCFGCKKGGNVFQFTQEIKDIPFTEAVKELGERVNIKVETDQSYANQDNGHQVASDDLKMIEMHELMQDYYHYALKKTVEGEAALNYLKERGFTDELIDARKIGYAPNNAHFCHDFLKKKEYDIELAYESGLLSRNEENFSYYDRFRDRIMFPLNNAQGRTVGYSGRTYTNQEPKYLNSPETPIFQKRRLLYNVDKARKSIRKNDEIILLEGFMDVIKSDQAGLKQVVASMGTQISNEHIAFIKKLTTNVTLMFDGDFAGTEATLKSGQALLQQGFNVFVVQLPKNMDPDEYIGKHGADAFNYYVEHEKKSFIIYKIHTHQDEIENNDLAYERYLKEITNDISFMQSTILRKKILQEVSELFKVSLDSLNNEVGQQQDYYQPHNYQIPTVPEFNNLSKHEKAERALLKHFMNDKDTFLNYHKLLQTEDFTNQYFKRIFNVLHEFYSENDTFNISDVLQYIDINEIKEAFISLDNYMINEEPYEYEIDDYINTLTSNRNEETIESLNQKLREASRLGDLELQKYYLEKIVNHNKNRMN, from the coding sequence TTGAGAATCGATCAATCCACGATAAATGAAATAAAAGATAAAACGGATATACTTGATTTAGTTAGTGAGTATGTGAAGTTAGAGAAGAGAGGACGCAATTATATAGGTTTGTGTCCTTTTCATGATGAAAAAACACCCTCATTTACAGTTTCTGAAGATAAACAAATTTGTCACTGCTTCGGTTGTAAAAAAGGTGGTAATGTTTTTCAATTCACACAAGAAATTAAAGATATCCCATTTACAGAAGCAGTAAAAGAATTAGGTGAACGTGTAAATATTAAAGTTGAAACCGATCAAAGTTATGCTAATCAAGACAATGGGCATCAAGTCGCTTCAGATGATTTAAAAATGATTGAAATGCATGAATTAATGCAAGATTATTACCATTACGCACTGAAGAAAACTGTTGAAGGTGAAGCGGCATTAAATTATTTAAAAGAACGTGGTTTTACAGATGAATTAATAGATGCAAGAAAAATTGGTTATGCACCTAATAATGCGCATTTCTGTCATGATTTTTTAAAGAAAAAAGAATATGACATTGAACTAGCTTATGAATCTGGTTTGTTGTCACGAAATGAAGAGAATTTTAGTTATTATGATCGATTTCGTGATCGTATCATGTTTCCATTAAATAATGCACAAGGAAGAACTGTTGGTTATTCTGGTAGAACATATACAAATCAAGAGCCAAAATATTTAAATAGTCCAGAAACACCCATATTTCAAAAGCGAAGATTACTTTACAATGTAGATAAAGCAAGAAAATCAATACGTAAAAATGATGAAATTATTTTATTAGAAGGCTTTATGGATGTAATCAAATCAGATCAAGCAGGATTGAAACAAGTTGTTGCTAGTATGGGTACACAGATTTCAAATGAACATATTGCCTTTATAAAGAAATTAACAACAAATGTCACTTTGATGTTCGACGGTGATTTTGCGGGTACTGAAGCTACTTTGAAATCAGGACAGGCTCTATTACAACAAGGCTTTAACGTCTTTGTAGTACAACTTCCTAAAAATATGGACCCTGATGAATATATTGGTAAACATGGCGCAGACGCTTTTAATTATTATGTTGAACATGAGAAGAAGTCCTTCATCATTTACAAAATTCACACGCATCAAGACGAAATAGAAAACAATGATCTAGCATATGAAAGATATTTAAAAGAGATAACTAATGATATTTCATTTATGCAATCAACGATTTTACGCAAAAAAATATTGCAAGAAGTATCTGAATTGTTTAAAGTTAGCTTGGATAGTCTAAATAATGAAGTAGGACAGCAACAAGATTATTATCAGCCACACAATTATCAAATACCCACTGTTCCTGAATTTAATAATTTGAGCAAACATGAAAAAGCAGAACGTGCTTTATTAAAACATTTTATGAACGATAAAGACACTTTCTTGAATTATCATAAATTACTTCAAACAGAGGACTTTACAAATCAATATTTTAAGCGTATATTTAATGTTTTACATGAGTTTTACTCTGAAAATGATACGTTTAATATTAGTGATGTGTTACAGTATATCGATATCAATGAAATCAAAGAAGCATTTATATCATTAGATAATTATATGATAAATGAAGAACCTTATGAATATGAGATTGACGATTATATAAATACACTGACATCTAATAGAAATGAAGAAACGATTGAATCGCTTAATCAAAAGTTGCGGGAAGCTTCAAGGTTAGGTGATTTAGAACTGCAAAAATATTATTTAGAAAAAATTGTAAATCACAATAAAAATAGAATGAATTAA
- the rpoD gene encoding RNA polymerase sigma factor RpoD has protein sequence MSGNNVKVKKQTIDPSLTLEDVKKQLIEKGKKEGHLSHEEIAEKLQNFEMDSDQMDELFDQLTDNDISLVNEKDSSDKDSKLNPNDLSAPPGVKINDPVRMYLKEIGRVNLLNAQEEIELAKKIEQGDEVAKSRLAEANLRLVVSIAKRYVGRGMLFLDLIQEGNMGLIKAVEKFDFNKGFKFSTYATWWIRQAITRAIADQARTIRIPVHMVETINKLIRVQRQLLQDLGRDPAPEEIGEEMDLPPEKVREILKIAQEPVSLETPIGEEDDSHLGDFIEDQEAQSPSDHAAYELLKEQLEDVLDTLTDREENVLRLRFGLDDGRTRTLEEVGKVFGVTRERIRQIEAKALRKLRHPSRSKRLKDFMD, from the coding sequence ATGTCTGGAAATAACGTTAAAGTTAAAAAACAAACGATTGATCCATCTCTAACTTTAGAAGATGTAAAAAAACAATTAATTGAAAAAGGTAAAAAAGAAGGGCACCTTAGTCATGAAGAAATTGCAGAAAAACTGCAAAATTTCGAAATGGATTCTGATCAAATGGACGAATTATTTGATCAATTAACTGATAATGACATAAGTTTAGTTAATGAAAAAGATAGTTCAGATAAAGATTCCAAATTAAATCCAAATGATTTAAGTGCACCTCCAGGCGTAAAAATAAATGATCCAGTGCGTATGTATTTAAAAGAAATCGGACGAGTAAATTTATTAAACGCTCAAGAAGAAATTGAATTGGCGAAAAAAATTGAGCAGGGCGATGAAGTTGCGAAATCTCGATTAGCTGAAGCCAATTTACGACTTGTAGTTAGTATTGCTAAAAGATATGTAGGTCGTGGCATGCTTTTCCTTGACCTTATTCAAGAAGGTAATATGGGTTTAATCAAAGCAGTAGAAAAGTTCGATTTTAATAAAGGATTTAAATTTTCAACTTATGCAACTTGGTGGATTCGTCAAGCAATCACTCGTGCGATTGCTGACCAAGCACGTACAATTCGTATACCGGTACACATGGTAGAAACAATTAACAAATTAATTCGTGTTCAAAGACAATTATTACAAGATTTAGGTAGAGATCCTGCACCTGAAGAAATAGGGGAAGAAATGGATTTACCACCAGAAAAAGTAAGAGAAATCTTAAAAATTGCTCAAGAACCTGTATCACTTGAAACACCAATTGGTGAAGAAGATGATAGTCATTTAGGTGATTTTATTGAGGACCAAGAGGCTCAAAGTCCTTCTGATCATGCGGCCTATGAATTGTTAAAAGAACAATTAGAAGATGTCTTAGATACATTGACGGACCGTGAAGAAAATGTACTACGCTTACGTTTTGGTTTGGATGATGGACGTACGCGCACATTAGAAGAAGTAGGTAAAGTATTTGGCGTTACTAGAGAACGTATTCGTCAAATAGAAGCAAAAGCGCTTAGAAAACTAAGACACCCAAGCAGAAGTAAACGTCTAAAAGACTTTATGGACTAA
- a CDS encoding tRNA (adenine(22)-N(1))-methyltransferase, whose translation MIPLNQRLKKVSTFIQGNCLADIGSDHAYLPIYAIENHLIDSAIAGEVIKGPFDASIRNVRDYKLSHEIDVRLGDGLTVIRPEDHVTSVSICGMGGPLIAKILNEGTEKLENKPRLILQSNIQSSAIREQLLKLNYTIIAEEILEEKGHIYEILVADYNNHCEPMTEQEIKFGPKLLQNKTPLFYKKWKREHDALLKIKSNLNPNVHTERLREIDKDINLINEVI comes from the coding sequence ATGATTCCATTAAATCAGAGATTAAAAAAAGTAAGTACTTTTATTCAAGGTAATTGTTTAGCTGACATTGGATCAGATCACGCCTACCTACCAATTTATGCCATTGAAAATCATTTAATTGATTCTGCAATTGCTGGGGAAGTGATTAAAGGACCATTTGATGCGTCTATTCGCAATGTACGAGATTATAAACTGAGTCATGAAATTGATGTTAGGCTCGGAGATGGCTTAACTGTTATAAGACCCGAAGACCATGTCACTTCTGTATCAATTTGTGGCATGGGTGGTCCATTAATCGCTAAAATATTAAATGAAGGCACTGAAAAATTAGAAAACAAACCTAGACTGATATTACAAAGTAATATTCAATCTAGTGCAATACGTGAGCAACTATTAAAGTTAAACTACACTATAATCGCAGAAGAAATTTTGGAAGAAAAAGGTCACATCTATGAAATACTTGTTGCTGATTATAATAATCATTGTGAACCTATGACTGAACAAGAAATAAAATTTGGCCCAAAATTACTCCAAAATAAAACCCCATTATTTTATAAAAAATGGAAACGCGAACATGACGCATTGTTAAAAATAAAAAGTAATTTGAATCCAAATGTACATACAGAACGTTTAAGAGAAATTGATAAGGATATTAATTTAATTAATGAGGTGATTTAA
- a CDS encoding Nif3-like dinuclear metal center hexameric protein, translating to MNIENLLNIINKHVPFASAESWDNVGLLIGNKSATISGIMTALDCTEEVVDDALKNHCNTIICHHPLIFKGIKQITQDDGYGAILRKLIKHDINVIALHTNLDVYPKGVNAMLANKLKLNHQRILNPELRSYYKVQVFIPKENLIDFKNKLSEAGLAEEGDYQYCFFETPGNGQFKPIEGANPHIGELDQISSVEEYKLEFMIDYNQKQLAQQLIMQHHPYETPVFDFIELQKEADYGLGMLGELEETMNTMAFVNHVKTNLKMPSVRFTGNLDADIKTVAIIGGSGIGFEFDAINKGADIFVTGDIKHHDALDAKIAGMNLLDINHYSEYVMKEGLCELLVDWLNNETEDFKIIASKLNTDPFNYL from the coding sequence ATGAACATAGAAAATTTACTGAATATCATTAATAAGCATGTTCCATTTGCTTCTGCTGAATCTTGGGATAATGTAGGATTGTTAATTGGCAATAAAAGCGCAACGATTTCAGGCATTATGACTGCACTTGATTGTACTGAAGAAGTAGTAGATGACGCATTAAAAAATCACTGTAATACCATTATTTGTCACCATCCACTTATTTTCAAAGGAATCAAACAAATAACACAAGATGATGGTTATGGTGCAATTTTAAGAAAATTAATTAAACATGATATAAATGTCATTGCACTACATACAAATTTAGATGTTTACCCTAAAGGCGTTAATGCAATGCTTGCCAATAAACTTAAGTTAAATCATCAACGTATTTTAAATCCTGAGTTACGCTCCTATTATAAAGTTCAAGTCTTTATTCCTAAAGAAAATTTAATAGACTTTAAAAATAAATTAAGTGAAGCAGGATTAGCAGAAGAAGGGGATTATCAATATTGTTTCTTTGAAACCCCAGGAAATGGACAATTCAAACCGATTGAGGGTGCCAATCCGCACATTGGTGAATTAGACCAAATTTCATCTGTTGAAGAATATAAATTAGAATTTATGATTGATTATAATCAGAAACAACTAGCTCAACAACTTATAATGCAACACCATCCATATGAAACACCTGTATTTGATTTTATAGAATTACAAAAAGAAGCAGATTATGGCTTGGGAATGCTTGGTGAATTGGAAGAAACGATGAATACAATGGCATTTGTAAACCATGTGAAAACGAATTTGAAAATGCCTAGTGTTAGATTTACAGGTAATTTAGATGCAGACATTAAAACAGTAGCAATTATTGGTGGTTCAGGTATTGGATTTGAATTTGACGCTATAAATAAAGGTGCAGATATATTTGTAACAGGAGACATAAAACACCATGATGCTTTAGATGCAAAAATCGCAGGTATGAATCTATTAGATATTAATCATTACAGTGAATATGTAATGAAAGAAGGTTTATGTGAGTTATTAGTAGATTGGTTAAATAATGAAACAGAAGATTTTAAAATTATAGCGTCAAAACTTAATACAGATCCCTTCAACTATCTATAA
- a CDS encoding DEAD/DEAH box helicase, translating to MANHPFEKFNLEAGLIDAVKDLNFNQPTEIQTRVIPKIIKQVNLIGQSQTGTGKSHAFLLPLLNSIDTDYKEPQAIVVAPTRELAQQLFDVASHLTRFKEDVSVKLFIGGTDIEKDRSRVKNQPQLIIGTPTRINDLAKHGDLHVHLASYLVIDEADLMIDLGLIDEVDYVATRLDENAHIAVFSATIPKSLHPFLNKYLENPEFVEIENTEKNKKNIEFYLIPTKGEAKIEKTLKLIDILNPYLCIIFCNSRDSADELAKQLNAAGLKLGMIHGGLTPRERKQQMKRIRNLEFQFVIASDLASRGIDIDGVSHVINFDVPNDIDFFTHRVGRTGRGQYKGVAITLYSPDEEHNIALIEQRGYKFENVDIKDDELKPIKAHNMRQTRKNKDDHLTNQLKYKVKTNKKKVKPGYKKKFKRDLDDLKRKERKQFSKQKSRQDRKNRKG from the coding sequence ATGGCAAATCACCCATTTGAAAAATTTAATTTAGAAGCAGGTCTTATAGATGCTGTGAAAGATTTGAATTTTAATCAACCGACTGAAATACAGACACGTGTCATACCAAAGATAATTAAACAAGTGAATTTAATTGGTCAATCACAAACAGGCACAGGAAAATCACATGCGTTTTTATTACCATTATTAAATTCAATCGATACAGACTATAAAGAACCACAAGCAATAGTTGTTGCACCAACACGTGAACTAGCACAACAACTATTTGATGTAGCAAGTCATTTAACAAGATTCAAAGAAGACGTATCTGTAAAACTCTTCATTGGCGGCACAGATATCGAAAAAGATCGTAGCCGAGTTAAGAACCAACCGCAACTTATCATAGGCACACCAACTCGAATTAACGATTTAGCTAAACATGGGGATTTACATGTACACTTAGCTTCTTATTTGGTGATTGATGAAGCAGATTTAATGATTGATTTAGGACTAATAGATGAAGTGGATTACGTAGCAACAAGACTAGATGAAAATGCACATATTGCAGTATTTAGTGCAACTATTCCTAAGTCATTGCACCCATTTTTAAATAAATATTTAGAAAATCCAGAATTTGTAGAAATTGAAAACACAGAAAAAAATAAGAAAAATATCGAATTTTATTTAATACCTACAAAAGGTGAAGCAAAAATAGAAAAAACACTAAAACTGATCGATATATTAAATCCATATTTATGTATTATATTCTGTAACAGTAGAGATAGTGCAGATGAATTAGCAAAACAATTAAATGCTGCTGGTTTAAAATTAGGGATGATTCACGGTGGTCTTACACCTAGAGAACGTAAACAACAAATGAAAAGAATTAGAAATTTAGAATTCCAATTTGTGATTGCAAGTGATTTAGCTTCACGTGGTATAGATATTGACGGTGTAAGCCATGTAATTAACTTCGATGTGCCTAATGATATTGATTTCTTTACACATAGAGTTGGACGTACAGGACGTGGTCAATACAAAGGTGTAGCAATTACATTGTACAGTCCTGATGAAGAGCATAATATTGCATTAATTGAGCAAAGAGGTTATAAATTCGAAAATGTAGATATCAAAGACGATGAATTAAAACCAATAAAAGCGCATAATATGCGACAAACGCGTAAAAATAAAGACGATCACTTAACAAATCAATTGAAATATAAAGTTAAAACGAATAAGAAAAAAGTAAAGCCAGGCTATAAGAAAAAATTCAAAAGAGATTTAGATGATTTAAAACGTAAGGAACGTAAACAATTTAGTAAACAGAAAAGTCGTCAAGATAGAAAAAATAGAAAAGGATAG